A genome region from Oenanthe melanoleuca isolate GR-GAL-2019-014 chromosome 2, OMel1.0, whole genome shotgun sequence includes the following:
- the DSP gene encoding desmoplakin isoform X2: MSINGGSHPRINTLGRMARAESGTDLRYEMSSHVVGGGGGGGGTTHTHKTYYYQKTYGGDYASDGYGQNGTCTMSRRQNTIQELLQNCADCLTRAELIVQPELKYGDGVPLRGNRDLEECFAQANDQMDMLDGLIREMRQMGQPCDMYQKRLLQLQEQMRALYKAISVPRARRASSKGGGCFSSQSGSGWDEYTKRVTSECLSWMRQQKVEMEQVKWGFDAASIEQQIGEHRRTHNAIGDYRWHLDKVKTDLREKAAVHQLEEEYEGLLKYSFERMDQLRQFQNLIQATSREIMWINDCEEEELLYDWSDRNTDIARKQESFSKRMSELEVKEKELNKLKQESDQLVLNQHPASDKIEAYMDTLQTQWSWILQITKCIDVHLKENAAYFQFFEEAQATECYLKNLQDSIRKKFICDKSMSLQTLLEQIKELENERERILEYKRQVQSLVNKSRKIVQLKPRNPDYRSNKPIILKALCDYKQDLKTVRKGDECILKDNNERSKWLVTGPGGVDMLVPSVSLIIPPPNPLAVDLATKIEQYYEAILALWNQLYINMKSLVSWHYCMIDIEKIRAMTIAKLKTMRKEDYQKIITDLEIHYQEFLRNSQGSEMFGDEDKRKMQTQFTDAQKHYQTLIIQLPNQPRQPQTVVPTESCPVGSSSTIIVNERNREHEKQEAWLLMELQKLRRQIEAAEIQMVQRAPLGVDQGAMHDFSVRIKDLEGVQNDSQIMAETLNKHKDLLPNFRGCEKYVYLQSEINALFQKLENINGVSAGYLDSLNALRCLLQVILQTEDVIRVFEVRLSEEETVPLDLDKVEAYRACLKKMKADLNMKKSLLNTLENELQRTLQIHSQSCQSYTLYDMDIGKYCDKVTQLIDRWQRADKQIDNRSWDLERQIKQLKTYRDLYQALCKWICDAKRRQDSIESVKLCDSNTIMRYLHDQKNLHSEICGKRDKVEELLKHADQCSAAIKDYELQVASYSSGLETLLNIPIKKSVVQSPAVLILQEANEAQSRYIELLTRSGDYYRFLSEMLKSMEDLKMKNTKIELLEEELRLARDSNSETSNKHKFLEQNLQKYQMDISQLKAKLMSLEEMKRQAEMDGNSAKQNLDKCYAQIKDLNDRITRLTYETEDEKRKRKLLEDRYEQQKNDYDQLQKTRQNEKDSLGWQKLESEKVIKEKEYEIERLRVLLQDEGTRKREYENELAKVRNQFSEEMSNLKNKYETEINIKKTTIQQIAAQKDDDAKGLRAQVDRLTRENRDLKDEIVRLNDAILQTTDQRRRAEEDALQQKACSSEVSQQKHQLELELKQIIQLRGEDNSRYKQALEEAASTIQDKTKELERLKLQLQEEAKSRWELENELAKASSRIQESKNQYSHIMQERETLLIKMSALEQDKARLQRLEEELNRLKVTLESESRSKQRLESEKQQILNDLNQWKSQHSRTEESIRKIQCEREKSEREKNSLRSEIERLQMEIKRIEERYRCRLEETAVKNQSELESERLRLQREIEKLKQRPYGAHRSTQTEEDFCIDASKLVFSGLRKKITAMQLYECQLIDKLTLDKLLKGQRSVEEVAADIEPYLKGAGAIAGVSLSPRQKYSFVEAKRNQLLTAENAVLLLEAQAATGGVIDPHRNEILTVDSAIARDLIDFDDREQIYTAEKAITGFKDPFSGKTVPVSEAIKKNLVDRETGIRLLEAQLAVGGIVDPVNSVFLPKEVALSRGLIDKDLYRMLNNCQGNTKNFIDPTTKKAVTYMQLKEKCRIEPHTGLLLLPVQKRSMSFQGIRQPVSADALLEAGIIKESTRNDLERGAITVEEVSERIIDFLQGSSCIAGIYNEATKEKLGIYQAMKIGLVRPGTALELLEAQAATGFIVDPVSNVRLPVEEAYKRGLVGIEFKEKLLSAERAVTGYKDPETGNIISLFQAMNKELIERGHGIRLLEAQIATGGIIDPKESYRLPVETAYKRGYFNEELNQILSDPSDDTKGFFDPNTEENLTYLQLKERCIKDDATGLCLLPLREKKKVVHTSQKNTLRKRRVVIVDPETNREMSVQEAYSKGLIDYDTYTELAEQECEWEEITITGSDGSSRVVLVDRKTGSQYDIQDAIDKGLVERKFFDQYRSGSLSLTQFADMISCRNGTDEVFRHESVARSPTVLSVRSSSSVIRSGSFSETPDECSPIAAIFDTENLEKISISEAIQRGIVDSITGQRLLEAQACTGGIICPTTGQRLSLQEATSQGIIDQDMATRLKPAQKAFIGFEGIKGGRKRMSAAEAVKEKWLPYEAGQRFLEFQYLTGGLVDPEVRGRITTEEAIRNGLIDGRAAQKLQDTNSYPKILTCPKTKLKISYKDAMNRSMVEDITGLKLLEAASVSSKGISSPYNVSSAPGSRSGSRSGSRSGSRSGSRRGSFDASASSSYSYSYSAFSSGSIGR, translated from the exons ATGAGCATCAACGGCGGGTCGCACCCGCGCATCAACACGCTGGGCCGCATGGCGCGGGCAGAGTCGGGCACCGACCTGCGCTACGAGATGAGCTCCCACGTCgtgggcggcggcggcggcggcggcggcaccaCCCACACCCACAAGACCTACTACTACCAGAAGACATACGGGGGAGATTACGCCTCGGACGGATACGG CCAGAATGGGACCTGTACCATGTCCAGACGCCAGAACACCATCCAGGAGCTTTTGCAAAACTGTGCGGACTGCCTGACACGAGCTGAGCTCATAGTACAGCCT GAATTGAAATATGGGGATGGTGTCCCACTTAGAGGAAACAGGGATCTGGAAGAATGTTTTGCACAGGCAAATGACCAAATGGACATGCTGGATGGACTGATCAGAGAGATGAGGCAGATGGGCCAGCCCTGTGACATGTATCAGAAAAG gctgctgcagctccaggagcaaaTGCGTGCCCTGTACAAAGCCATCAGTGTTCCCCGTGCCAGGAGGGCCAGCTCCAAAGGCGGTGGCTGCTTCTCCTCTCAGAGTGGCTCGGGCTGGGATGAGTACACCAAACGTGTCACAAGTGAATGCTTAAGCTGGATGAGGCAGCAGAAG GTTGAAATGGAGCAAGTGAAGTGGGGCTTTGATGCAGCATCCATTGAGCAACAGATTGGTGAGCACAGGAGAACTCACAATGCCATTGGAGACTATCGTTGGCACCTGGACAAAGTCAAAACAGATCTG CGGGAGAAGGCTGCAGTTCATCAGCTGGAGGAAGAGTATGAAGGCCTGCTG AAATATTCCTTTGAGAGAATGGATCAGCTTCGCCAGTTCCAGAACCTCATCCAGGCCACCAGCAGAGAGATCATGTGGATCAATGactgtgaggaagaggagcttCTCTATGACTGGAGTGACAGGAACACTGATATTGCCAGGAAGCAGGAGTCCTTCTCT AAACGTATGAGTGAACTGGAGGTTAAAGAAAAAGAACTCAACAAGCTGAAGCAAGAAAGTGACCAGCTAGTGCTCAATCAGCATCCTGCTTCAGATAAAATCGAG GCTTACATGGATACCTTGCAAACTCAGTGGAGCTGGATTCTTCAGATCACCAAATGTATTGATGTTCATCTGAAGGAGAATGCAGCTTACTTCCAA TTCTTTGAAGAGGCCCAAGCCACAGAGTGCTACCTGAAAAACTTACAAGACTCTATCAGAAAGAAGTTCATCTGTGATAAGAGCATGTCACTGCAGACTTTGCTGGAGCAGATCAAAGAGCTGGAG AATGAACGAGAGAGAATTCTTGAATACAAGAGGCAAGTGCAGAGTTTGGTGAATAAATCCAGGAAGATTGTGCAGCTGAAGCCACGTAACCCAGACTATCGAAGTAACAAGCCCATTATCCTCAAGGCTCTGTGTGACTACAAACAGGATCTG AAAACGGTGCGGAAGGGCGATGAGTGCATCCTGAAGGACAACAACGAGCGCAGCAAGTGGCTGGTCACCGGCCCCGGGGGAGTGGACATGCTGGTGCCATCTGTCAGCCTTATCATCCCACCCCCCAATCCACTGGCAGTGGATCTTGCTACCAA AATTGAGCAATACTATGAAGCTATTTTAGCTTTGTGGAACCAGCTGTATATCAACATGAAGAGCCTGGTGTCCTGGCATTACTGCATGATTGACATTGAGAAAATCAGAGCTATGACTATTGCCAAG ctgaaaacaatGCGTAAGGAAGATTACCAAAAAATAATAACTGACCTGGAGATCCATTATCAAGAATTCCTCAGGAACAGCCAAGGCTCAGAGATGTTTGGTGATGAAGACAAGAGAAAGATGCAGACCCAGTTCACTGATGCTCAGAAGCACTACCAGACCTTGATCATACAACTGCCTAATCAACCACGACAGCCACAAACAG TGGTCCCAACTGAGAGCTGTCCCGTGGGTTCCTCAAGCACCATTATTGTTAATGAGAGAAACAGAGAACATGAGAAGCAGGAGGCCTGGCTGCTGATGGAGCTTCAGAAACTTCGGCGTCAGATTGAAGCTGCTGAGATTCAGATGGTTCAAAGAGCTCCTCTTGGAGTGGATCAAGGGGCTATGCACGACTTTTCAGTCAGAATAAAGGACTTAGAG GGTGTGCAGAATGACTCTCAAATAATGGCTGAAACCCTCAATAAGCATAAGGACTTGCTGCCTAACTTCAGAGGCTGTGAGAAGTATGTGTACTTGCAATCAGAGATAAATGCCCTTTttcaaaaactggaaaatattaatgGTGTTTCTGCTGGCTACTTAGACAG CTTGAATGCACTGAGGTGTCTGCTCCAGGTTATTCTGCAAACAGAAGATGTGATCAGAGTTTTTGAAGTCAGACTCTCTGAAGAGGAGACTGTTCCTTTGGATCTTGATAAAGTGGAGGCTTATCGGGCTTGTCTGAAG aaaatgaaagcagacCTAAATATGAAGAAGTCATTACTGAATACCCTGGAAAATGAGCTGCAGAGAACACTTCAGATTCACTCACAGTCTTGCCAGTCATACACCCTGTATGACATGGACATTGGAAAGTACTGTGACAAAGTTACCCAGCTAATAGACCGCTGGCAGAGGGCTGATAAGCAGATAGATAACAG atcaTGGGATTTAGAAAGGCAGATCAAACAGCTGAAAACCTACCGAGATCTCTACCAGGCTCTGTGCAAGTGGATCTGTGATGCCAAGCGCCGGCAGGATTCCATTGAGTCCGTGAAGCTGTGTGATTCCAACACTATCATGAGATACCTGCATGATCAGAAG AACTTGCACAGTGAAATCTGTGGGAAGCGAGACAAAGTCGAGGAGCTTCTCAAGCATGCAGATCAGTGCTCAGCTGCAATTAAG GATTATGAACTGCAGGTTGCTTCCTACAGTTCGGGATTAGAAACATTGCTCAACATACCTATCAAGAAGAGTGTGGTTCAGtctcctgcagtgctgattCTACAAGAG GCTAATGAGGCTCAGTCCCGCTATATAGAGCTTCTTACAAGATCAGGAGATTATTACAGATTCTTGAGTGAAATGTTAAAGAGCATGGAGGATTTGAAG atgaaaaacaccaaaattgAGCTCCTGGAAGAAGAACTCAGGCTTGCTAGGGATTCAAATTCAGAGACAAGCAACAAACATAAATTCCTGGAGCAAAATCTGCAGAAGTACCAGATGGACATTTCTCAGCTCAAGGCAAAGCTGATGAGTttggaagaaatgaaaagacaAGCTGAAATGGATGGGAATTCTGCTAAGCAAAACCTAGACAAATGCTATGCCCAAATAAAGGATCTAAATGACAGAATTACCAGGTTGACTTATGAGACTGaagatgagaaaaggaaaaggaagttGCTGGAGGACAGATatgagcagcagaaaaatgacTATGACCAACTGcaaaaaacaaggcaaaatgaGAAAGACAGCCTTGGTTGGCAGAAGTTAGAGTCTGAGAAGGTCATCAAGGAGAAGGAGTACGAGATAGAAAGATTAAGGGTTCTTCTTCAGGACGAAGGCACACGGAAGAGGGAGTATGAAAATGAGCTGGCTAAGGTAAGGAACCAGTTTAGCGAGGAGATGAGTAATTTAAAGAACAAgtatgaaacagaaattaatattaagAAGACAACAATCCAGCAGATAGCTGCACAAAAAGATGATGATGCGAAAGGCCTCAGAGCCCAGGTTGACAGACTGACAAGAGAGAACAGAGACCTTAAGGATGAGATTGTGAGGCTGAACGATGCCATCCTGCAAACAACAGACCAGCGGCGGAGGGCAGAAGAAgatgctctccagcagaaggcTTGCAGTTCTGAGGTGTCACAGCAGAAGCATCAGTTAGAGCTGGAGCTGAAACAGATCATTCAGCTTCGAGGGGAAGACAACTCAAGATACAAGCAGGCTCTTGAGGAGGCTGCCTCAACTATTCAGGATAAAACTAAGGAGTTGGAAAGGCTAAAGCTTCAGCTTCAGGAAGAGGCTAAAAGCCGATGGGAACTTGAAAATGAGTTGGCTAAG GCATCCAGTAGGATTCAAGAATCCAAAAATCAGTATAGTCACATTATGCAAGAAAGAGAAACCCTGCTGATAAAAATGAGTGCTTTGGAGCAAGACAAAGCCAGACTGCAGAGATTAGAAGAGGAGCTGAACCGTTTGAAAGTTACCCTGGAGTCGGAATCCCGTTCGAAGCAACGCCTGGAAAGTGAGAAGCAACAGATTCTGAATGACCTCAATCAGTGGAAGAGCCAGCACTCCCGAACAGAGGAATCCATAAGGAAGATCCAGTGTGAGAGGGAGAAGAGTGAGAGGGAGAAGAACAGCCTGAGGAGTGAGATCGAAAGGCTGCAGATGGAAATCAAACGGATTGAGGAGAGATACCGGTGCAGACTGGAAGAGACCGCTGTCAAAAACCAGTCAGAGTTGGAGTCAGAGCGTCTCAGGCTGCAAAGAGAGATTGAGAAACTCAAGCAGCGCCCATATGGGGCTCACAGATCTACGCAGACCGAGGAAGACTTCTGTATTGATGCCTCCAAGCTGGTGTTCAGTGGGCTGCGGAAGAAGATCACAGCCATGCAGCTGTATGAGTGCCAGCTGATAGACAAACTCACCCTGGATAAACTGCTGAAGGGGCAGAGGTCGGTGGAAGAGGTGGCGGCTGACATTGAACCCTACCTCAAGGGGGCAGGTGCTATTGCAGGGGTGTCCCTTTCGCCCAGGCAGAAGTATTCTTTTGTTGAGGCCAAACGGAatcagctgctcacagcagagaaTGCAGTCCTGCTCCTAGAAGCCCAGGCAGCAACAGGAGGTGTGATAGACCCACATCGAAACGAGATACTGACAGTGGACAGTGCTATCGCCAGAGACCTGATTGACTTCGATGACAGAGAACAGATCTATACAGCAGAAAAGGCTATTACAGGATTTAAGGATCCTTTCTCAGGCAAAACTGTGCCCGTGTCTGAAGCCATCAAGAAAAACTTGGTTGACAGAGAAACCGGAATTCGTCTGCTTGAAGCCCAGCTGGCTGTAGGAGGGATTGTTGATCCTGTCAACAGTGTTTTCCTACCCAAAGAGGTAGCTTTATCTCGTGGGTTGATTGACAAAGACCTGTACAGGATGCTAAACAACTGCCAAGGCAATACAAAGAACTTCATTGATCCCACCACCAAGAAGGCAGTCACTTACatgcagctgaaggaaaaatgcAGGATTGAACCACACACTGGTCTGCTCCTCCTTCCAGTGCAGAAGAGGAGTATGTCGTTCCAAGGGATCAGGCAGCCTGTCTCAGCAGATGCACTGCTTGAGGCTGGAATCATAAAGGAATCAACAAGGAATGACTTGGAAAGGGGTGCAATTACAGTGGAAGAAGTGAGTGAGAGAATTATTGATTTCCTTCAAGGCTCTAGCTGTATTGCTGGTATTTACAATGAGGCTACTAAAGAGAAACTCGGCATTTACCAGGCTATGAAAATAGGTTTGGTTAGGCCGGGGACAGCCCTGGAACTCCTAGAAGCCCAGGCAGCCACAGGGTTCATAGTAGATCCTGTCAGCAACGTGAGGCTGCCTGTTGAGGAAGCTTACAAAAGAGGCCTTGTTGGAATTGAATTTAAAGAGAAACTTCTCTCTGCTGAAAGAGCTGTCACTGGGTACAAAGACCCAGAAACTGGGAACATCATTTCTCTGTTCCAAGCAATGAATAAGGAGCTCATAGAGAGAGGCCATGGCATTCGTCTGCTGGAGGCCCAGATCGCTACTGGAGGGATCATCGACCCCAAGGAGAGCTACCGCTTGCCAGTGGAGACTGCCTACAAACGTGGCTACTTCAATGAGGAGCTCAACCAGATCCTTAGTGATCCAAGCGATGACACCAAAGGGTTCTTCGATCCCAACACAGAGGAGAACTTGACCTACTTGCAGCTGAAAGAAAGATGCATCAAGGATGATGCAACAGGGCTCTGCCTTCTGCCCCTGAGAGAGAAGAAGAAGGTGGTGCACACCTCGCAGAAGAACACCCTCAGGAAGCGCAGGGTGGTCATTGTGGATCCAGAAACAAACCGGGAGATGTCTGTTCAGGAGGCGTACAGCAAGGGCCTCATCGATTATGACACCTACACAGAACTAGCTGAGCAGGAGTGCGAGTGGGAAGAAATAACTATCACGGGATcggatggcagcagcagagtaGTCCTCGTCGACAGAAAAACAGGTAGCCAGTACGACATCCAAGATGCCATTGATAAAGGCCTGGTGGAGAGGAAGTTTTTTGACCAGTACCGTTCTGGCAGCTTGAGCCTGACCCAGTTTGCAGACATGATTTCCTGCCGTAATGGCACTGACGAGGTGTTCCGGCACGAGTCCGTGGCTCGCTCTCCCACCGTGCTGAGCGTCAGGAGCTCATCTTCAGTGATCAGGAGCGGTTCTTTCTCAGAGACCCCAGATGAGTGCAGTCCTATTGCAGCCATATTTGACACGGAAAACTTGGAGAAAATCTCCATTTCAGAAGCTATACAGCGGGGCATCGTGGATAGCATCACTGGGCAGCGGTTGCTTGAAGCCCAGGCCTGCACTGGTGGCATAATATGCCCTACCACTGGCCAGAGGCTTTCCCTCCAGGAAGCCACTAGCCAAGGCATCATTGATCAGGATATGGCCACACGTCTCAAACCAGCCCAGAAGGCCTTCATAGGGTTTGAAGGCATAAAGGGCGGACGCAAGAGGATGtcagcagctgaagcagtgaAGGAAAAGTGGCTGCCTTATGAGGCTGGGCAGCGGTTCCTTGAATTCCAGTACCTCACTGGAGGTCTTGTGGACCCAGAAGTGCGTGGAAGAATAACTACTGAAGAAGCCATTAGGAATGGGTTGATTGACGGTCGCGCTGCCCAGAAATTACAAGACACTAACAGCTATCCCAAAATTCTGACCTGCCCCAAGACCAAGCTGAAAATATCCTACAAAGATGCAATGAACCGCTCAATGGTGGAAGACATCACTGGGCTTAAACTGTTGGAAGCAGCCTCTGTTTCCTCTAAAGGCATATCCAGTCCCTACAATGTCTCCTCGGCACCTGGCTCTCGCTCTGGCTCTCGCTCCGGCTCGCGTTCAGGCTCACGCAGCGGGTCTAGGAGAGGAAGCTTCGATGCCTCAGCAAGCTCTTCATATTCCTACTCATACTCAGCCTTCAGCAGTGGGTCTATTGGGCGCTAA